The DNA window GTCATCGAACGTTTACACGGGCACGCCCCTTTGTTATGGTCCGCCCCGTTTTCAAGGGGCGGCGGCGCGCAAGCGGCGAACGTGCCTTGAGCCGTATCCCTGCAAAGAGAGCCGACCCCGATGAAGGTGCTTGCCGGCAACAGCAACCGTCCGCTGGCCGAGGCGATCTCCACCTGTCTCGGCGTGCCGCTGACGAAAGCGAGCGTGCGCCGTTTCTCCGACATGGAGGTGTTCGTCGAGATCCTGGAGAACGTGCGCGGCGAGGACGTGTTCGTCGTCCAGTCGACCTCGTTCCCGGCCAACGACAACCTGATGGAACTGCTGGTGACGATCGACGCGCTGCGGCGCGGGTCGGCCCGGCGCATCACGGCGGTCATCCCGTACTATGGCTATGCCCGGCAGGATCGCAAGACCGGCCCGCGCACGCCGATCTCGGCCAAGCTGGTCGCCAACCTGATCACCCAGGCCGGCGCCAACCGCGTGCTGACGATGGACCTGCACGCCGGCCAGATCCAGGGCTTCTTCGACATCCCCACCGACAACCTGATGGCTGCCCCGGTCTTCGAGAAGGACATCCGCCAGTCCTTCGAGAACATCGGTGAGGTCACCATCGTGTCGCCGGACGTCGGCGGCGTGGTGCGCGCCCGCGCGCTGGCCAAGCGCCTGGACGCCGATCTCGCCATCATCGACAAGCGGCGTGAGCGCGCCGGCGTGTCGGAGGTGATGAACATCATCGGCGATGCCAACGGCCGCCGCTGCATCCTGCTGGACGACATCGTCGACTCGGGCGGCACGCTGTGCAACGCCGCCGTCGCGCTGATGGAAGCCGGCGCCAAGTCGGTCCACGCCTTCTGCACCCACGGCGTCCTGTCCGGCGGTGCGGTCGCCCGCGTCGCCGTCTCCCCGCTGGAACAGCTGGTCACCACCGACAGCATCCAGGCGACCGAGGCGGTCCGCGTGTCGCGCAACATCCGCCAGTTGACCATCGCCCCCCTGCTCGCCGAAGCGATCATGCGCATCAGCGAGGAGCGGTCGGTGTCGAGCCTGTTCTCGTAACCAGCGGCAGCTTTACAGGAAAGGCCCTTTCCCGATGGGAGAGGGCCTTTTTTGTTGCGCACATTTGCCCTCAGCCCTCCCCCGCCAGCCCGTGGAAGTCGTTCGCCGTCACCTGCCCGCCGGTCGCGGTGGCAATGCGCGCCATCACCGCCGGACGGGGAACCCGGCGGCCGTGGCGGTAGCGGTTGACCGTGGCCTGACTCGTCCCGATCAGGGCGGCGAAGGCCTCTTCCTTGGTTGCGGTCCGGGTGAGCCAATCATCGAGCGTCATACCGCAATGGTTTAGACCAAGCCGGCTTCTGCGCGCAACTGGATTTATTCCGCGACGTTGGACTTTCCAAAGCCGTTTTGGTATGAACAAGCCTATGACCACCATGCGCGAACTGCGGCAGGCCGCCGGGCTGAGCCAGGAGAAGCTGGCCGATCTGGCCGGCACCTCCCAGCCCCAGATCAACAAGCTGGAGACCGGCCAGCGCAAGATGACCGTCGATTGGGCGGTCAAGCTCGCCCAGCCGCTGGGCGTTGAGCCCGCGGTGCTGCTCGGCCTCGACCTGCCGGCCGTTCCGGCGGCGGCACGCCCGGCGCGGCCTGCGATGCCGCCGCTGCTGCGAACGCCGCCGGCCGGGGCGCAACAGGCCCAGGCGGCCGCATCCATGCCGGTCAGGGCGGCGGCGCGCGGCGGGGTGGACCAGGAGATGTTCCTGGAGGATGGTCCCATCGACTGGATCGCCCGTCCCGACTATCTGAAGAACGCCCGCGATCCCTACGCCATGTATGTCGTCGGCGAATCGATGATGCCGCGCTTTCGGCCGGCCCAGCTGCTGCACGTCAACCCGCACAAGCCGCCGGCACCGGGGGCCGGGGTGGTGGTGGTCAAGCGCAACAAGGCGGTGCTGGTGAAGGAGTTCGTGCGCCGCGGCCCCGAGGCGGTGGTGCTGCGCGAATATCAGCCGGCGGACCGCGAGTTCGCCGTTCCGCTGGAGGATCTCGATACCCTGCACACCGTCGTGGGGCTGCAGGAGCCCTGAGGCTATACCGATCCGGTATCGGTATTCATTGGCCCTTATAATCCATATTGGATTATTCCTTCGCTGCGCGGATCGCCGGACATGCCCGGTGCACCGCCCCAGCCAAGGAGAAACGGTCATGCCCCAGCTCTATCCCCGCTTCCATCCCGGCCCGTCCGGCGGGCGGCTCGACAGCTTCAGCGAGCGCGGCGCCCGCGAATTGGCCCGCCGCATCCGCGAGGCCTGGGCCAGGATCGGCTGGGATGTGGAGGTGCGGGTGGAGCGCATCGCCAGCGAGGAACTGGGCGACGGGCGCAGCATCGCCCATTTCACCGTCCGCAGCGACCTGATCAACGGCCTGCCGCAACGTCGTCTGGAGCGGCGCTCGAAACAGTGCATCGACCAGCATCAGGACGAGGCGGCGGCCCGGCCGCAGAAGCGGGCCGCCTGACGCCGCTTCACTTCAGCCGCTCGTCCAGTTCCACCTGATAGCCGACGGCGAGGCGGTTGGTCTCGTTGGCCATTCCCACCACCGCCATCAGTTCGCCGAACTGCGCGTCGGTCATGCCCAGCCGGCGCGCCGCCGCCTCGTGCGAGCGGATGCAGTACTGGCAGTTGTTGGTCACGCTGACCGCGACGAAGATCATCTCCTTCACCAGCGGATCCAGCGCGCCGGGAGCCATCACCTCCTTCAGGCTGTCCCATGTCCGCGCCAGTGTCGGCGGGTGGTGGGCGATCATCTTCCAGAAATTATTCACGTCCGGGACGCTGCGCGTCGCCTTGATGTCGTCGTAGACGGCGCGCACCTCCGGTGCGGCATCGGCCTGGTCGATGGGGGGAAGCGGCATGGCGGACGGGCTCCTGCACGGGGTTGTGACCCGTCGATATGGCCGGACATCGTGCCGCAAGGCAACCGCCGGTCTATGCCAACCGCCGTGCGGTTCATGCCCATCGGCCGCGTTGACCATGGGTCGCCCCGCTGGTAGTAAAGACAAGGCACAAGATCGCGCAAACGTTCGGGCCGCCGATCAGCCGCCGACGGTACCAAGCCAAGAAGCCGACAAGACACGAAACCCATTCGTGCAACGTTCCCATGCGGCCCGGTTCCGGCACACGCCCGGTCAGGCCCGACTGCCGGGAGGAACAGCGTGGAGAGCATGGTTCTCGAAACGGTCGAGCGTCTTGGAACGGCCAACTCCCCTGCCATCCCTCCGGAAGACGCGGGCCTCCGCGACTCGGCCGAGGCCCTGCTCCGTCTCGCTCACTTCCATGCGGAGGAGCCGACGCCGGCTTTGTTCACGGCGCTGCGCGAGAGCCCGGTCGGCCGCGGTCCGCTGGCGCTTGACCGTGACGATGCCCTGCAGGCCGCCGCCCTGGTGGACGAGGTGGTGAGCGATCTTCCCGACCGGATCACCCGCCGCTGCCTCGCCGCACTGGCCGCCGATTTCACCGCCATCCACCACAGCGGCGAGTTGCGCGCCTGCCCGACCGAGGGACCGTGGATGGACGAACGGGTCAGGGCCGAGGCCGCCGCCTCGCTCCAGCGCTGGCGGACCGGGATGGAGACGGAACTCCGCCGCCCGCCGTTCGACCGGTTGCCCGACGACCATGTCGCGGTGGAGCTGGCGATGCTGGCGGAACTACTCGACCGCGGCCGGGCGGCCGACGCGGTTCGGTTCCTCGACCGCCATCCGTTGCGCTGGGTGCCGAATTTCTGCAGCCGGATCGCCACCCGCTGCCGGGAACCTTTCTTCGCCGGCATCGCCATCCTGACCAACGCCCATCTCGACCATCTGCGCGACCGGCTGGGCGCCGCCTGCAACATGCCGCGTCCTGGCGAGGACGAGGATGACACCCGCCGCCGACGCTGGACCGAGGGGCGGTTCCCGCGCGCCTGCACCTGCGAATAGTAGAGCCGGACCTGCCGGAAGTCGGAGTTGCCCCGGCTTCGGTCCATCGTCCAAGGTGGCGGGGGTGGCGCCCCCATGGCCGTCCAGCTCCTTTCCCCAGCATTGGATGGCAATGCCCTTTCGCAGCCCCGAAAGCCGGACCGATCGCAAGGGCTCCCTGCGGCTGCTTCGCCTCCTGCTCGCGGTATCGGTGGCCTTGCCGCTGGTGCTGTTCGCCGGCATCGGATGGCGCGAACGGGGTGAGGCCCAGGAGGAGGCCGAACGGAACAGCCGCAAGAACGCGCTGATCCTGCACGAACATGTGCTGAAGGTGTTCGACACCATGGCGCAGGTTCTGGATCGCGTGGATGAGCGCGTCCACGGCCGAAGCTGGCGTGAGATCGGCGAATCGGAGTCGCTGCACCGCTATCTGCGGACCATGGTGGGGGAATTGGATCAGGTCGGCGCCATAGGGCTGACCGATGCCACCGGTACCGTGCGCAACTCCAGCCGCGTCTTCCCATCGCGCAACAGCTATATCGGAGACCGCGCCGACTTCCGGGAACAACGGGAAAGCGACGCCGGCCTGCTCATCGCCGGGCCGATCGCGGATGCGGCCACCGGCCGGGCCACCTTCGGCATCAGCCGGCGCCGCAGCAGCCCCGGCGGTCCCGATGCCAGCTTCGACGGGATCATCGCCGCCATCGTCGATCCGGATTATTTCTTCAGCTTCTACCGGCAGGTCATCGGGACGGAAGGCGAATCCATCTCGCTGATCCGCGAAGACGGCGTGATCCTGATGCGATACCCGCCGCTGGAAGGGGCCGCAACGCTCCCCACCCTGCCGACCGACAGCGGCCTGCGCGGCGAAATCGAAAAGCAGCCGAACGAAGGGCTGTTCCGCACCGACGCCAGCCATGTGCAGGGTCTGGCCCGCGTGTTCGCCTACAAACGGGTCAGCAATTTTCCGGTCTATGTCGTCTATGGGTTGGATCAGGCGCAGATCGCCCGGTCCTGGTGGCGCAACATCGCGCTGGACGGCGCCTTCGTCGCCCCGGCCACCCTGGCGCTCGCGCTGATCGCCTGGCTGGCCTACAGCCGTGCCGCGTCCGAGGCTGCGGCGGTGCGCCGCTGGGCGGAGGAGGTGCGCAACCGCGAAAGGCTGGAGGAGGCCCTGCGCCAGAGCCAGAAGATGGAGGCGCTGGGCCAGCTGACCGGCGGGGTCGCCCACGACTTCAACAATCTGCTGACCGCGGCGATGGCCAACATGCATCTGCTGGGCCGCCACCTGCCGCCGGAGGGGCAGCGTTTCCTGACGGGCGCCAACACCGCGCTGGAACGGGCGGAGAAGCTGACCCGCCAGTTGCTGTCCTTCTCGCGCCAGGACGCGGTGAATCCGACCGTGGTCGATCTGGGCGACAGCCTGCGCCGGATGGGCGACCTGCTGGAACGGTCGGTGCGGGCCGATATCGCGCTGGAATGGGATATCGCGCCGGTGCCGATGTTGGTCGCCGTCGATTCCATCCAGCTGGAGATGGCGGTGCTGAACCTGGTTCTGAACGCCCGCGACGCCATGCCCGGCGGCGGACGGATCCGCATAGCCGCGTCTCCCGGACCGGAACCGCGCAGCGTGCGCATCGAGGTGTCGGACACCGGGGCCGGCATGCCGCCGGAGGTGATCGCCCGCGCCTTCGATCCCTTCTTCACCACCAAGGGCGTCGGCAAGGGCACCGGGCTCGGCTTGTCGATGGTCTACGGCTTCGCCCGCCAGTCCGGCGGCAATGCCGCCATCGACAGCCGGCCGGGCGAAGGCACCCGCGTCCGCATCGACCTGCCGCTGACCGAGATGAGGCCGCCGGAACCGGCCCCCGCCCCCACCGCGCCGGCGGCCGAGCACCGCCCGCTGCGCATCCTGGTGGTGGAGGACAACCCGCTGGTCCTGATGGCGACGGTGGAAGGGCTGATCCAGGAGGGCTTCACCGTGGAGACCGCCGAAGACGGCGTGGCCGCGCTGGAACTGCTGGAAACCGACCGCGACTTCGATCTGGTCGTGTCGGACGTGGTCATGCCCCGCGGCGTGTCGGGCATCGACCTGGCACGGCACATCCGCGAGCGCTGGCCGCAGCTGCGCGTCCTGCTGGCGTCCGGCTACAGCCCGGAGTCGCTGGCGTCCATGGGGGCGGACACCGCATCGGTGCTTGCCAAGCCCTTCACACCCGACCAGCTGGCCGCACGCATCAGGTCCCTGGCCGGCGCGTAGGCTCGGTGCTCCGATCCGGCGGCTGCCGGGATCAGGTCAGGGCGCTGACGAACATCGGCGTCCACATCGCCATGCACCAGACGAGGCCCAGGCACAGGCCGCGGGTGAAGTCGTCGAAGGTCGGCTGTTCCAGGCGGTGCAGCTTCCACATCGCGTTCACGTCGCCGGGCGTCGGGGTGGCGTCATCCGCGGCGTTGGGGGGGCTGGTGGGTTCACGGCTTGCG is part of the Azospirillum lipoferum 4B genome and encodes:
- a CDS encoding hybrid sensor histidine kinase/response regulator, which translates into the protein MPFRSPESRTDRKGSLRLLRLLLAVSVALPLVLFAGIGWRERGEAQEEAERNSRKNALILHEHVLKVFDTMAQVLDRVDERVHGRSWREIGESESLHRYLRTMVGELDQVGAIGLTDATGTVRNSSRVFPSRNSYIGDRADFREQRESDAGLLIAGPIADAATGRATFGISRRRSSPGGPDASFDGIIAAIVDPDYFFSFYRQVIGTEGESISLIREDGVILMRYPPLEGAATLPTLPTDSGLRGEIEKQPNEGLFRTDASHVQGLARVFAYKRVSNFPVYVVYGLDQAQIARSWWRNIALDGAFVAPATLALALIAWLAYSRAASEAAAVRRWAEEVRNRERLEEALRQSQKMEALGQLTGGVAHDFNNLLTAAMANMHLLGRHLPPEGQRFLTGANTALERAEKLTRQLLSFSRQDAVNPTVVDLGDSLRRMGDLLERSVRADIALEWDIAPVPMLVAVDSIQLEMAVLNLVLNARDAMPGGGRIRIAASPGPEPRSVRIEVSDTGAGMPPEVIARAFDPFFTTKGVGKGTGLGLSMVYGFARQSGGNAAIDSRPGEGTRVRIDLPLTEMRPPEPAPAPTAPAAEHRPLRILVVEDNPLVLMATVEGLIQEGFTVETAEDGVAALELLETDRDFDLVVSDVVMPRGVSGIDLARHIRERWPQLRVLLASGYSPESLASMGADTASVLAKPFTPDQLAARIRSLAGA
- a CDS encoding XRE family transcriptional regulator → MTTMRELRQAAGLSQEKLADLAGTSQPQINKLETGQRKMTVDWAVKLAQPLGVEPAVLLGLDLPAVPAAARPARPAMPPLLRTPPAGAQQAQAAASMPVRAAARGGVDQEMFLEDGPIDWIARPDYLKNARDPYAMYVVGESMMPRFRPAQLLHVNPHKPPAPGAGVVVVKRNKAVLVKEFVRRGPEAVVLREYQPADREFAVPLEDLDTLHTVVGLQEP
- a CDS encoding TorD/DmsD family molecular chaperone, with translation MVLETVERLGTANSPAIPPEDAGLRDSAEALLRLAHFHAEEPTPALFTALRESPVGRGPLALDRDDALQAAALVDEVVSDLPDRITRRCLAALAADFTAIHHSGELRACPTEGPWMDERVRAEAAASLQRWRTGMETELRRPPFDRLPDDHVAVELAMLAELLDRGRAADAVRFLDRHPLRWVPNFCSRIATRCREPFFAGIAILTNAHLDHLRDRLGAACNMPRPGEDEDDTRRRRWTEGRFPRACTCE
- a CDS encoding helix-turn-helix domain-containing protein; translated protein: MTLDDWLTRTATKEEAFAALIGTSQATVNRYRHGRRVPRPAVMARIATATGGQVTANDFHGLAGEG
- a CDS encoding carboxymuconolactone decarboxylase family protein, giving the protein MPLPPIDQADAAPEVRAVYDDIKATRSVPDVNNFWKMIAHHPPTLARTWDSLKEVMAPGALDPLVKEMIFVAVSVTNNCQYCIRSHEAAARRLGMTDAQFGELMAVVGMANETNRLAVGYQVELDERLK
- a CDS encoding ribose-phosphate pyrophosphokinase, translating into MKVLAGNSNRPLAEAISTCLGVPLTKASVRRFSDMEVFVEILENVRGEDVFVVQSTSFPANDNLMELLVTIDALRRGSARRITAVIPYYGYARQDRKTGPRTPISAKLVANLITQAGANRVLTMDLHAGQIQGFFDIPTDNLMAAPVFEKDIRQSFENIGEVTIVSPDVGGVVRARALAKRLDADLAIIDKRRERAGVSEVMNIIGDANGRRCILLDDIVDSGGTLCNAAVALMEAGAKSVHAFCTHGVLSGGAVARVAVSPLEQLVTTDSIQATEAVRVSRNIRQLTIAPLLAEAIMRISEERSVSSLFS